Proteins from a genomic interval of Phycisphaerae bacterium RAS1:
- the thrB gene encoding Homoserine kinase: MSPSAARSARARAYSSIGNVGHGFDVFGLCVDAMFDEVDASLSGGSLSLTMDVASEIRAWLDPLANTAGRAADALLRDCGIDAGASLHVRKGTRSGSGLGSSAASAAAAVVALDALFGLRLPRKRLTLYAAEGERAAAGAAHVDNVAAAIYGGFVIFSPDDPPQVFHVPSPPVRFVLALPEIEVKTSAARAVVPKALDVSDYSRGAARAAITAAALERGDVAGFARAVEGAFQETARASLIPGFNETCAAARRAGALAAFMSGAGPAIAAVVDDPAKEGAVGDAMRAALAAVGVDSATFSAGVGPAAHLVEERA, encoded by the coding sequence ATGAGCCCATCCGCCGCGCGTTCCGCCCGCGCCCGCGCCTACAGCTCGATCGGCAACGTCGGCCACGGCTTCGACGTCTTCGGACTCTGCGTCGATGCGATGTTCGACGAGGTCGACGCGAGCCTCAGCGGCGGCTCGTTGTCGCTGACGATGGACGTCGCGAGTGAAATTCGCGCGTGGCTCGATCCGCTGGCAAACACCGCCGGCCGCGCCGCCGACGCGCTGCTTCGAGACTGCGGAATCGACGCCGGCGCTTCGCTGCATGTTCGGAAAGGCACACGCTCCGGCAGCGGCCTGGGTTCCAGCGCCGCCAGCGCCGCGGCCGCGGTGGTGGCGCTCGACGCGCTTTTCGGACTTCGCCTGCCGCGCAAGCGGCTGACGCTCTACGCCGCCGAAGGCGAACGGGCGGCGGCGGGCGCGGCGCACGTGGATAACGTCGCGGCGGCGATCTACGGCGGCTTTGTGATTTTCAGCCCGGACGATCCGCCGCAGGTGTTTCATGTGCCATCGCCGCCGGTGCGCTTCGTGCTCGCGTTGCCGGAGATCGAGGTGAAGACCAGCGCCGCGCGGGCGGTTGTGCCGAAGGCGCTGGATGTCTCGGATTATTCCCGCGGGGCGGCGCGGGCTGCGATCACGGCCGCTGCGCTGGAGCGCGGCGACGTTGCGGGCTTCGCCCGCGCCGTCGAAGGGGCATTTCAGGAAACCGCGAGAGCAAGTCTGATTCCTGGATTCAACGAGACCTGTGCGGCCGCTCGTCGAGCCGGCGCGCTGGCCGCATTCATGAGCGGCGCCGGGCCCGCGATTGCGGCCGTCGTCGATGATCCGGCGAAGGAAGGCGCGGTCGGCGACGCGATGCGAGCGGCGCTGGCCGCGGTGGGTGTTGACTCGGCGACGTTCAGCGCCGGCGTCGGACCGGCGGCGCACTTGGTGGAGGAGCGGGCTTGA
- the gltD_2 gene encoding Glutamate synthase [NADPH] small chain: MTAPGNAENVGAAFAEIHPPLSESQAAVEAARCLYCYDAPCTRACPTHIDIPRFIRQILHRDPIGAAGTILAANIFGGSCARACPVEVLCEGACVENTHLKLPIRIGALQRFACDTAHEISTGFFEAGPDTGRKIAITGAGPAGLTCAHELRKRGHAVTIFEARALPGGLNTVGIAAYKISTEFALAEVQRVQAIGGIDLRLASPIDGSKLAELLNQFDAVFLAVGLGRTAPLHIPGEQAAGVLESLDFIARTHAPSPGRLRIGRHVVVIGGGNTALDCANAAVRLGAERVTLAYRRSREAMPGFAHETALAEASGVRFEWNALPTEILSESGKAACVRFVRTRATSDRHAPPQTIPNSEFVIAADTVIKALGQETMDELLRAIPGLQLSGGGRVLADPRTGATSVPRLFAGGDCQQGAKEEVVNAVQAGKIAAAGIHEFLKQAY; the protein is encoded by the coding sequence GTGACGGCACCTGGCAACGCTGAAAACGTCGGCGCCGCGTTCGCCGAAATACACCCGCCGCTTTCGGAGAGCCAGGCCGCGGTCGAGGCGGCCCGCTGTCTTTATTGCTACGACGCACCCTGCACGCGCGCCTGCCCGACGCACATCGACATTCCGCGTTTTATCCGCCAAATTCTGCACAGAGACCCGATCGGCGCGGCGGGGACGATCCTGGCGGCGAACATCTTCGGCGGCTCGTGTGCGCGGGCGTGCCCGGTCGAGGTTCTGTGCGAGGGGGCGTGCGTCGAAAACACCCACCTGAAGCTCCCGATCAGGATCGGCGCCCTGCAACGCTTTGCGTGCGATACGGCACACGAGATCAGCACCGGCTTTTTCGAGGCGGGGCCCGACACCGGCCGCAAAATTGCAATCACCGGCGCCGGGCCGGCGGGCCTGACCTGCGCCCATGAGCTGCGAAAACGGGGCCACGCGGTGACGATCTTCGAAGCCCGCGCGCTGCCCGGAGGGCTGAACACGGTAGGAATCGCGGCCTACAAGATCAGCACGGAATTCGCACTGGCGGAGGTGCAGCGCGTGCAGGCCATCGGCGGCATCGACTTGCGCCTCGCTTCACCGATCGACGGCTCGAAACTCGCTGAGTTGCTGAACCAGTTCGATGCCGTCTTCCTGGCCGTCGGCCTCGGCCGGACGGCCCCGCTGCACATCCCCGGCGAGCAGGCGGCCGGCGTGCTCGAATCGCTGGATTTCATCGCCCGCACGCACGCCCCGTCGCCCGGGCGGCTTCGTATCGGCCGGCACGTCGTCGTCATCGGCGGCGGAAACACCGCGCTTGACTGTGCCAACGCCGCGGTGCGGCTTGGCGCCGAGCGCGTCACTCTGGCCTATCGCCGCAGCCGCGAAGCCATGCCCGGTTTTGCGCATGAGACGGCCCTGGCCGAGGCGAGCGGCGTGCGGTTCGAATGGAATGCGCTTCCGACCGAGATTCTGAGCGAGAGCGGAAAGGCGGCCTGTGTGCGATTCGTGCGGACTCGTGCAACCAGCGACCGCCACGCTCCGCCGCAGACCATTCCGAATTCGGAGTTCGTCATCGCCGCCGACACGGTGATCAAGGCGCTCGGGCAGGAAACGATGGACGAGCTGTTGCGGGCGATCCCGGGCCTGCAGCTTTCCGGCGGTGGTCGGGTGCTCGCCGATCCGCGGACGGGCGCGACCAGTGTTCCCAGACTCTTCGCCGGCGGCGATTGCCAGCAGGGAGCGAAAGAGGAAGTCGTGAATGCGGTTCAGGCGGGGAAGATCGCTGCGGCGGGGATCCACGAGTTCCTGAAACAAGCCTACTAA
- the dsbD_2 gene encoding Thiol:disulfide interchange protein DsbD precursor → MFAAVLLPILTLLQPAPASAAPKITARLIAAHEVIAPGTRADLAIEISIEKHWHMYHPIQLSAGAPTLVSFEATPGATFGPIAFPVPELGVFEGFEYLGFADKLILLTSVELAANADASKPVQIRARVEGIACANEKGCVPVELSPTLSLPVKSELGPPVNADVFKKARDALPPPIAKAPYLEGSRIEISKRKLGLNDTAELVATIKVKSGHHVQDRDPGSKELIASRLYIESLDGVKVGEQRWPKAQIHQTKVFGTVREQAGEFKVTAPISISDEKFPAGPVDLRVLFSYQCCNDRGECYAPETAEAIVRFEAETPGAAGASPTGTVIPVVTHSDDPIANPTVASAGDDGATASGGAGESGGAAATRFNQIIDVSGQAAGGAMSLWWVFLSALLGGAILNIMPCVLPVLSLKIFSFMQQAQDEPGRILRMGLVYAAGILASFAVLAVFMVTGKTAWGSLMQKPEYIIGLIAAVFAFGLSLLGVFELRLPGVVENVAGAATTREGYGGAFLNGIMATALATPCVGPFLGSAVGVLVQLPPLVAGAGIMMVGVGLAAPYVLLTAFPKWLRYVPRPGKWMVTFKQIMGFVLLATIVWLLTILKEMVPAATLISTIAFLGFVGVACWAIGKVTLSDSAVRSVSIHAASAAVLAAGWWVSFRWLSEPASSQIVWYDWRPGLDQDLSRDGYTVYVDFTAAWCLTCQTNKKLVLHSEPIENRFARDKIIALKADFTKKDAAILAQLREFGKNGVPLNIVVPAGKPETAIVLPEVLTSGVVSDALRRAGASSADPPPPRLKQAAPAATVARR, encoded by the coding sequence ATGTTCGCAGCCGTTCTCCTGCCGATCCTGACGCTTCTGCAACCCGCACCGGCCTCCGCAGCGCCGAAAATCACCGCCCGGCTCATCGCCGCCCATGAAGTCATCGCCCCGGGGACGCGCGCCGACCTGGCGATCGAAATCAGCATCGAAAAGCACTGGCACATGTACCACCCGATCCAGCTTTCGGCCGGCGCGCCGACGCTGGTTTCGTTCGAAGCCACGCCCGGCGCGACTTTCGGGCCGATCGCTTTTCCAGTTCCCGAGTTGGGAGTGTTTGAGGGCTTCGAGTACCTTGGCTTCGCGGACAAGCTGATCCTGCTGACCTCGGTCGAGCTGGCGGCCAACGCCGACGCGAGCAAGCCGGTTCAGATTCGGGCGCGGGTCGAGGGCATCGCTTGCGCAAACGAGAAGGGTTGTGTCCCGGTCGAGCTGAGCCCGACGCTCTCCCTGCCGGTGAAGAGCGAGCTCGGCCCACCCGTGAATGCCGACGTTTTCAAGAAAGCCCGGGACGCGCTTCCGCCGCCGATCGCCAAGGCGCCCTATCTCGAAGGCAGCCGCATCGAGATTTCGAAGCGCAAACTCGGCCTGAACGACACGGCGGAGCTGGTTGCGACGATCAAGGTCAAGTCCGGCCACCACGTTCAGGACCGCGACCCCGGCAGCAAGGAGCTCATTGCGTCGCGGCTCTACATCGAATCGCTCGACGGCGTGAAGGTCGGCGAGCAGCGCTGGCCGAAGGCTCAAATCCACCAGACCAAGGTCTTCGGCACGGTCCGCGAGCAGGCTGGCGAGTTCAAGGTCACCGCGCCGATCTCCATCAGCGATGAGAAGTTCCCCGCGGGTCCGGTCGATCTGCGCGTGCTCTTTTCGTACCAGTGCTGCAACGATCGCGGCGAGTGCTACGCGCCGGAGACGGCCGAAGCGATCGTCCGGTTTGAGGCGGAAACGCCCGGCGCCGCGGGCGCGTCTCCAACGGGTACCGTGATCCCGGTCGTCACGCACAGCGACGATCCGATCGCGAATCCGACGGTTGCCTCGGCCGGCGACGACGGTGCGACAGCGTCGGGCGGCGCGGGCGAGTCAGGCGGCGCGGCCGCAACCCGGTTCAATCAGATCATCGACGTCAGCGGTCAGGCCGCCGGCGGCGCCATGTCGCTCTGGTGGGTCTTCCTGAGCGCGCTGCTGGGCGGGGCGATTCTGAACATCATGCCCTGCGTCTTGCCGGTGCTCTCGCTGAAGATCTTCAGCTTCATGCAGCAGGCCCAGGACGAGCCAGGCCGCATTCTGCGAATGGGGCTGGTGTACGCCGCCGGCATTCTGGCCAGCTTCGCGGTTCTCGCGGTCTTCATGGTCACCGGCAAGACGGCCTGGGGCAGCCTGATGCAGAAGCCCGAGTACATCATCGGGTTGATCGCCGCCGTCTTCGCATTCGGCCTGAGCTTGCTGGGCGTGTTCGAGCTGCGCCTGCCGGGCGTCGTGGAAAACGTCGCCGGCGCCGCGACCACGCGCGAAGGCTACGGCGGGGCGTTTCTGAACGGCATCATGGCCACCGCGCTGGCGACGCCCTGCGTCGGGCCGTTCCTCGGCTCGGCCGTCGGAGTGCTGGTTCAGCTTCCGCCGCTGGTGGCCGGCGCGGGGATTATGATGGTCGGCGTCGGCCTGGCGGCGCCCTATGTGCTGCTGACGGCGTTTCCGAAATGGTTGCGCTATGTGCCCCGGCCCGGCAAGTGGATGGTCACGTTCAAGCAGATCATGGGTTTTGTCCTGCTGGCGACGATCGTCTGGCTGCTGACGATTCTGAAAGAAATGGTGCCGGCGGCGACGCTGATTTCGACCATCGCGTTTCTCGGTTTTGTAGGCGTCGCCTGCTGGGCGATCGGCAAGGTCACACTCAGCGACAGCGCCGTGCGAAGCGTGTCGATTCACGCTGCGTCGGCGGCAGTGCTCGCCGCCGGCTGGTGGGTGAGCTTCCGATGGCTGTCGGAGCCGGCGTCGTCGCAGATTGTCTGGTACGACTGGCGGCCGGGGCTGGATCAGGACCTGTCGCGCGACGGCTACACGGTCTACGTCGATTTCACCGCCGCCTGGTGCCTGACCTGCCAGACCAACAAGAAGCTGGTGCTGCACTCCGAGCCGATCGAAAACCGTTTCGCGCGCGACAAGATCATCGCGCTCAAGGCCGACTTCACCAAGAAGGACGCCGCGATCCTCGCGCAGCTTCGCGAGTTTGGAAAGAACGGCGTGCCGCTGAATATCGTTGTGCCGGCCGGGAAGCCGGAGACGGCGATTGTGCTGCCGGAGGTCCTCACGTCGGGCGTGGTCTCGGATGCCCTCAGACGGGCGGGCGCGTCAAGCGCCGACCCGCCGCCGCCGCGGCTGAAACAGGCCGCGCCGGCGGCGACGGTCGCACGACGGTAG
- a CDS encoding putative anti-sigma factor antagonist produces the protein MADSSLSISDQSGVHVVGFRDNSILDVLTIQKIGRELYELVEKDGKLKIVLDFENVRFLSSQALGVLLTLKRKADKAGAAVVLARLRPELARVFKITNLDKMFAFFDSQDAALAHFGVQPAREEKK, from the coding sequence ATGGCCGATTCGAGTCTCTCAATTTCCGACCAGAGCGGCGTGCACGTTGTCGGTTTTCGCGACAACTCCATTCTCGACGTTCTGACCATTCAGAAGATCGGCCGCGAGCTGTACGAGCTGGTGGAGAAGGACGGCAAGCTCAAGATCGTGCTCGATTTTGAGAATGTGCGCTTCCTTTCCTCCCAGGCGCTCGGCGTGCTGCTGACGCTGAAGCGCAAGGCCGACAAGGCCGGGGCCGCGGTGGTGCTGGCGCGCTTGCGGCCGGAGTTGGCGCGGGTTTTCAAGATCACGAATCTCGACAAGATGTTCGCGTTCTTCGATTCGCAGGATGCCGCCCTCGCTCACTTCGGCGTCCAGCCGGCGCGCGAAGAGAAGAAATAA
- the infA gene encoding Translation initiation factor IF-1, which produces MEAVVIKALPNAMFLVEAELGATKHEVLAHVSGRMRKNFIRILPGDRVTVELSPYDLKRGRIVYRQK; this is translated from the coding sequence ATGGAGGCAGTCGTCATCAAGGCGCTGCCCAACGCGATGTTTCTGGTCGAAGCCGAACTCGGCGCGACCAAGCACGAGGTGCTTGCTCACGTCTCGGGCCGAATGCGAAAGAACTTCATCCGAATCCTCCCCGGCGATCGCGTCACGGTCGAGCTCTCACCCTATGACCTGAAGCGCGGCCGCATCGTGTACCGCCAGAAGTAG
- the thrC_2 gene encoding Threonine synthase, whose translation MIQRCIQCGATYPLERVLYTCAACGDLLEIAVDAEDVRRLPTGAASGEVAGGPRPARGPATTLAAGSAGAAGGVWRYAAALPVEAAQAISLGEGATRLHRCERLGRELGVDALYVKTEGDNPTGSFKDRGMTVGVTQARRIGAQSVACASTGNTSASMAAYAAKAGLEAVVLVPDGKIAMGKLAQAVAHAARIVQIAGNFDDAMRLVQELSSGDGRTYLLNSINPFRLEGQKTLAYEVCDTLGDAPDTIVLPLGNAGNISAIWKGICEFHLAGRISRRPRMIGVQAAGAAPLAAFLRGQCREPRMADPETIASAIRIGAPVSWKKAAAAITDSRGSAESVTDEEILRAQRDLARLEGLFVEPSSATPIAWLRRERPTGLGTVVCVATGHGLKDPDAVLREAPNITKAGATLTELRSALG comes from the coding sequence TTGATTCAACGGTGCATTCAGTGCGGCGCAACGTATCCGCTTGAACGGGTCCTCTACACATGCGCGGCGTGCGGTGATTTGTTGGAGATCGCGGTGGACGCGGAGGACGTGAGGCGGTTGCCGACCGGCGCGGCTTCGGGAGAGGTGGCTGGCGGACCACGGCCGGCACGGGGGCCGGCCACTACCTTGGCGGCGGGCAGCGCCGGTGCTGCCGGCGGGGTCTGGCGGTATGCGGCCGCGTTGCCCGTTGAGGCGGCGCAGGCGATTTCTTTGGGCGAGGGTGCAACGCGACTGCATCGCTGCGAGCGGCTGGGTCGCGAGCTGGGCGTCGATGCGCTGTACGTGAAAACCGAAGGCGACAACCCGACGGGTTCGTTCAAGGATCGCGGCATGACGGTCGGCGTCACGCAGGCACGGCGGATCGGCGCGCAGTCGGTCGCGTGCGCGTCGACCGGCAACACGTCGGCGTCGATGGCGGCGTACGCGGCCAAGGCAGGGTTGGAGGCAGTCGTGCTGGTGCCCGACGGCAAGATCGCGATGGGCAAGCTCGCCCAGGCGGTCGCCCACGCGGCGCGGATCGTGCAGATCGCCGGAAATTTCGACGACGCCATGCGGCTTGTTCAGGAATTGTCGAGCGGCGACGGCCGGACGTACCTGCTGAACTCGATCAACCCGTTCCGGCTCGAAGGACAAAAGACGCTCGCGTACGAAGTGTGCGATACGCTCGGCGACGCGCCGGACACGATCGTGCTTCCGCTCGGCAACGCCGGCAACATCAGCGCGATCTGGAAAGGCATTTGCGAGTTCCACCTCGCCGGGCGAATCTCGCGTCGCCCGCGAATGATCGGCGTGCAGGCGGCCGGGGCGGCGCCGCTGGCGGCATTCCTTCGCGGCCAGTGCCGTGAGCCGAGGATGGCCGATCCGGAGACGATCGCCAGCGCCATTCGCATCGGCGCGCCGGTGAGCTGGAAAAAGGCGGCCGCGGCAATCACCGATTCGCGCGGCTCCGCCGAGTCGGTCACGGACGAGGAAATCCTGCGGGCGCAGCGCGACCTGGCGCGGCTCGAAGGGCTGTTTGTCGAGCCCAGTTCGGCGACGCCGATCGCCTGGCTGCGCCGCGAGCGGCCGACGGGGCTGGGGACGGTTGTGTGCGTGGCGACCGGGCACGGGCTGAAAGACCCGGATGCGGTGTTGCGCGAGGCCCCGAACATCACGAAAGCCGGGGCGACGCTGACCGAGCTCCGCTCGGCGCTGGGCTAG
- a CDS encoding Alpha/beta hydrolase family protein, with protein sequence MLLSPAVLLPSLVLVMPLIQPPGADAKPEPTGFLFKTVSIGTETYNYSVYVPPEYDADAAWPCVLFLHGSGERGSDGLLQTEVGIGSAIRRNRALIPAIVVMPQCRPGMTWTGPMAEMALRCVEETSRTYHLDPDRIYLTGLSLGGHGAWFIAARMPDAFAAIVPICGFGEPKEVATLTKMPCWCFHGTADEAVPVQRSRDLIEAVRKAGGDPKFTEIEGGPHNVWDRVYGDPEMWKWLLTQRRGPSAAAPAPELKPARKKK encoded by the coding sequence ATGCTGCTTTCGCCCGCCGTGTTGTTGCCGTCGCTGGTACTGGTGATGCCGCTGATCCAACCGCCTGGGGCCGACGCGAAGCCTGAGCCGACCGGATTCCTGTTCAAGACCGTGTCGATCGGCACGGAAACCTACAACTACAGCGTCTACGTCCCGCCGGAGTACGACGCCGACGCCGCCTGGCCCTGCGTGCTCTTTCTGCACGGCTCCGGCGAGCGCGGCTCGGACGGGCTTCTCCAGACCGAGGTCGGCATCGGCTCGGCCATCCGCCGCAATCGCGCCCTGATTCCGGCCATCGTGGTCATGCCGCAGTGCCGGCCGGGGATGACGTGGACCGGTCCGATGGCGGAGATGGCGCTGCGCTGCGTGGAGGAGACCTCGCGGACCTACCACCTCGACCCCGACCGCATCTACCTGACCGGGCTGTCGCTGGGCGGGCACGGGGCGTGGTTCATCGCCGCGCGCATGCCGGACGCCTTCGCCGCGATCGTGCCGATTTGCGGCTTCGGCGAGCCGAAGGAAGTTGCGACGCTGACGAAGATGCCGTGCTGGTGTTTCCACGGCACCGCGGACGAGGCCGTTCCGGTGCAGCGCTCGCGCGACCTGATCGAGGCGGTCAGGAAGGCCGGCGGTGATCCGAAATTCACGGAAATCGAAGGCGGCCCGCACAACGTCTGGGATCGCGTGTATGGCGATCCGGAGATGTGGAAGTGGCTGCTGACGCAGCGCCGCGGACCCTCGGCCGCGGCGCCGGCGCCGGAGTTGAAGCCCGCGCGAAAGAAGAAGTGA
- the pfkA1 gene encoding 6-phosphofructokinase 1, whose translation MHAEMKRLGIVVGGGPAPGINAVISAATIQAINMGFTVIGFYDGFKWLASDRFDAPVHATRLDINGVARIHFDGGSILRISRTNLLDEESLKTSPVVRPDPEKVRRVIANLRELGVGYLLVIGGDDTALSGRFIGEAAGKAIKVVAVPKTIDNDLPLPHNLSTFGFSTARFIGTGLVKNLMRDSQTTGRWYLITCMGRRAGSLALSIGQSAGATLTLIPEEFQDHTTVQQIADVLEGAMLKRSVMGRPDGVALIAEGLAYKLGDRAELERLLGREVPMDAAGHPRLADVPLGELLRKELERRAKSRSEKFSMVTHMLGYELRSADPTPHDMGYCRSLGYHSIRLFTDGQMPDDGAVLVTLVNGNLRPMPLKELIDPATNRIRTREVDIRSDVYEVARAYMIRLERRDLESPEMLAKLAAAAKMPISDFRQRYTRAALRRWELDEAGAAATAQLVTPAAGTKQAVA comes from the coding sequence ATGCACGCCGAAATGAAGCGCCTCGGAATCGTGGTCGGGGGCGGCCCGGCGCCGGGCATCAACGCCGTCATCAGCGCCGCCACGATTCAGGCCATCAATATGGGCTTCACCGTCATCGGCTTTTACGACGGCTTCAAGTGGCTGGCCTCCGACCGCTTCGACGCCCCCGTGCACGCGACACGCCTCGATATCAACGGCGTCGCCCGCATTCACTTTGACGGCGGGTCGATTCTGCGCATTTCCCGAACCAACCTGCTCGACGAAGAGAGCCTGAAAACCAGCCCCGTGGTCCGGCCCGATCCGGAGAAAGTCCGCCGCGTGATCGCCAACCTGCGCGAGCTGGGCGTGGGCTATCTCCTGGTCATCGGTGGTGACGATACGGCCCTCTCCGGGCGTTTCATCGGCGAGGCCGCGGGCAAGGCGATCAAGGTCGTGGCCGTTCCCAAGACCATCGACAACGACCTGCCGCTCCCGCATAACCTGTCGACCTTTGGCTTCTCGACCGCCCGCTTCATCGGCACCGGGCTGGTTAAGAACCTGATGCGCGATTCGCAGACCACCGGCCGCTGGTACCTGATCACCTGCATGGGCCGCCGGGCCGGGTCGCTGGCCTTGTCGATCGGCCAATCCGCCGGCGCGACATTGACGCTGATTCCCGAGGAGTTCCAGGATCACACCACGGTCCAGCAAATCGCGGACGTGCTGGAAGGCGCCATGTTGAAGCGCAGCGTCATGGGCCGGCCCGACGGCGTGGCCCTGATCGCCGAGGGACTGGCGTACAAGCTGGGCGACCGGGCCGAGCTGGAGCGACTGCTGGGCCGCGAGGTGCCGATGGATGCGGCCGGGCATCCGCGCCTGGCGGACGTCCCGCTCGGCGAGCTGCTCCGCAAAGAGCTGGAACGCCGCGCCAAGTCCCGATCCGAGAAGTTCAGTATGGTCACGCACATGCTCGGGTACGAGCTCCGCTCGGCCGACCCGACGCCGCACGACATGGGCTACTGCCGCAGCCTGGGCTACCACAGCATCCGGCTGTTCACGGACGGACAGATGCCGGATGACGGGGCGGTGCTGGTCACGCTGGTGAACGGGAACCTGCGGCCGATGCCGCTGAAGGAGCTGATCGACCCGGCTACCAACCGCATTCGCACGCGCGAGGTGGACATCCGCTCGGACGTGTATGAAGTCGCCCGGGCCTACATGATCCGGCTGGAGCGGCGCGACCTGGAAAGCCCGGAGATGCTGGCCAAGCTGGCAGCCGCGGCGAAGATGCCGATCAGCGACTTCCGGCAGCGATACACGCGCGCCGCGCTGCGGCGGTGGGAACTGGACGAGGCCGGCGCCGCCGCAACGGCGCAGCTCGTCACGCCGGCGGCGGGGACGAAACAGGCCGTGGCATAA
- the echA8 gene encoding putative enoyl-CoA hydratase echA8, protein MSREIIAESQGQIGLVRINRPEVLNALNLATMEQLVSAMERFDEDAEIRCMLLTGSDRAFGAGADISEMANASLVDMYNRNQFIRWERLRRVRKPIVAAISGYAIGGANELLMSCDIVIAAENALFGQPEINIGVIPGAGGTQRLTRAVGKARAMDLVLTGRMISATEALAAGLVSRVVPREHYFEEALNVCRELCNKPPVALKLAKEAVLKAFETTLAEGLEYERKLFWMLFATEDQKEGMKAFMEKRPAVYAGR, encoded by the coding sequence ATGTCACGCGAGATCATCGCCGAATCGCAGGGGCAGATCGGCCTTGTCCGCATCAACCGCCCCGAAGTCCTGAATGCGCTCAATCTGGCCACGATGGAGCAGCTCGTCAGCGCCATGGAGCGCTTCGACGAGGACGCTGAAATCCGTTGCATGCTGCTGACCGGCAGCGACCGCGCTTTCGGCGCCGGCGCCGACATCAGCGAGATGGCCAACGCCTCCCTGGTCGACATGTATAACCGCAACCAGTTCATCCGCTGGGAGCGGCTGCGGCGCGTCCGCAAGCCGATCGTCGCCGCCATCAGCGGCTACGCCATTGGCGGCGCGAACGAACTGCTGATGAGCTGTGACATCGTCATCGCGGCGGAGAACGCCCTCTTCGGCCAGCCGGAGATCAACATCGGCGTGATCCCGGGCGCCGGCGGAACGCAGCGGCTGACGCGGGCGGTGGGCAAGGCGCGGGCGATGGACCTGGTTCTGACCGGTCGGATGATCTCGGCGACCGAGGCGCTGGCGGCCGGGCTGGTGAGCCGCGTCGTGCCGCGCGAACACTACTTCGAAGAGGCGCTGAACGTCTGCCGTGAGCTGTGCAACAAGCCGCCGGTGGCGCTGAAGCTGGCGAAAGAAGCGGTGCTGAAGGCGTTCGAGACCACGCTGGCGGAGGGGCTGGAGTATGAGCGGAAGCTGTTCTGGATGCTGTTCGCGACGGAGGACCAGAAGGAAGGAATGAAGGCGTTCATGGAGAAGCGGCCGGCGGTGTATGCGGGGCGGTAA
- a CDS encoding DNA topoisomerase VI subunit A has translation MANSRTKRTAAGKRDRGSAGKNIEKLASDVVGLIHKKTDPFVDIPSRTLSNVKFNEKRGIIEMLDGRQRRSFFSLLGRRGGEGSQAKKFMQTLKVAEVCKRLIDENISTSLRDVFYNLKVPVKGSKELIFYDQEESDPILEDVEVSVNALREELGLHAEPKGAMVGPMTIIDSGDTIDLTAVGSGGWQVPSIVEPDVIQFKKNNAEFILLIEKGAQWQRFNQDRFWEKHKCMIIHGGGQPPRGVRRLMHRMNAELKLPVYVLVDNDPWGYYIYSVVKQGSINLAFESQRMAIPAARFIGMSSYDADKFQIPPQIPMQLEETDVRRAKEILEYPWFQSKEWQKEIKHMLSLGVKLELEAFAAKGNFRYITSEYVPRKMRERDWLD, from the coding sequence GTGGCGAACTCACGGACGAAACGCACCGCGGCCGGCAAGCGCGACCGCGGCAGCGCCGGCAAGAACATCGAAAAACTGGCCAGCGACGTCGTCGGGCTGATTCACAAGAAGACCGACCCCTTCGTCGACATCCCCTCGCGCACGCTCAGCAACGTCAAATTCAACGAAAAACGCGGCATCATCGAGATGCTCGATGGCCGACAGCGGCGCTCGTTCTTCAGCCTGCTCGGCCGTCGCGGCGGCGAAGGCTCGCAGGCTAAGAAATTCATGCAGACGCTCAAAGTCGCGGAGGTCTGCAAGCGGCTGATCGACGAAAACATCAGCACCAGCCTGCGTGACGTGTTCTACAACCTGAAGGTGCCGGTGAAGGGCAGCAAGGAACTGATCTTCTACGACCAGGAGGAGAGCGACCCGATTCTCGAAGACGTCGAGGTGTCCGTGAACGCGCTGCGCGAGGAGCTCGGCCTGCACGCCGAACCGAAGGGCGCGATGGTCGGGCCGATGACCATCATCGACAGCGGCGACACGATCGATCTGACCGCGGTCGGCTCCGGCGGCTGGCAGGTGCCCAGCATCGTCGAGCCGGATGTGATCCAATTCAAGAAGAACAACGCCGAGTTCATTCTGCTGATCGAAAAAGGCGCGCAGTGGCAGCGCTTCAACCAGGATCGCTTCTGGGAAAAACACAAGTGCATGATCATCCACGGCGGCGGCCAGCCGCCGCGCGGCGTGCGGCGGCTGATGCACCGCATGAACGCCGAGTTGAAGCTGCCAGTGTACGTGCTGGTGGACAACGACCCGTGGGGCTACTACATCTACAGCGTCGTCAAGCAGGGATCGATCAACCTCGCGTTCGAAAGCCAGCGCATGGCGATCCCCGCGGCGCGTTTCATCGGCATGAGCAGCTACGACGCCGACAAGTTCCAGATTCCGCCGCAGATTCCGATGCAGCTTGAAGAGACCGACGTGCGGCGCGCGAAGGAAATCCTGGAATATCCGTGGTTTCAGAGCAAGGAGTGGCAGAAGGAGATCAAGCACATGCTGTCGCTGGGGGTGAAGCTGGAGCTGGAAGCCTTCGCGGCGAAGGGGAATTTTCGGTACATCACGAGCGAGTATGTGCCGAGGAAGATGAGGGAGAGGGATTGGCTGGATTAG